A window of Bacteroidales bacterium genomic DNA:
TTCTTTCAACAGTTTTTCTTGCTGCTGCCGGATATATAATAAACGATTACTTCGACAGAAAAATTGATATGTTAAATCGCCCGTCAAAAGTAATTGTTGGCAAAAAAGTAAATCAAAGAACTGTTATGATTTGGCATATTTTACTCAATATTTTTGGAGTATTAATGGGAATATATCTTGCTTATATTACAAAATTACATATTCTAATATTAGTATATTTTATTGTTGCCGGATTATTCTGGTATTATTCTACAACTTATAAGCGACAATTCCTTATAGGGAATATTATTGTTTCTTTCCTTGCTTCACTTGTGCCTTTACAGGTTGTCCTTTATGAAATAGTACTGCTTAATCAAGCTTATAAAGAAATACTAATTCAATATCAAATGGATTTTACAAATATCGTATATTGGGTTGGTGGATTTTCTTATTTTGCTTTTATTTCAAATTTGATACGAGAAATAATTAAAGATACTGAAGATTTTGAAGGTGATAATGCATACGGCAGAAATACCATGCCTGTTATCATAGGAATACCTTTTTCAAAATTTGTTGTTATTATTTTAATATTATTTACAAACTTATCCCTTGCTTATATTTATCATAAATTTTTAAATGATAATATTACATTCTGGTATTTTCTTATTACTCTGATAATTCCATTTTTTACAACTATTTATCTGATTATAAGAGCAATAAACAAAAGAGATTATCATATTATAAGTACACTTGTTAAATTTATAATGTTATTCGGAATTTTGTATTCATTTATAGCCAGATATCTGATTATTGATAAATTTAATTTTTAAACAATGAAACAACAAACAACAAACAACAAACAACAAACAACAAATAACAAACAACAAACAACAAACATTAATAAATTTCATGCTTTCAGAAAAACTACAAAATTATAATATAATACTTGCCTCTAAATCACCACGAAGAAAATACCTGCTTAAAGAATTGGGAATTAAATTTGAGATAAACACTAATAATCAAATAAAGGAAGAATATCCTTTAAGCCTTAAAGCCAAAGAAATTGCCAAATATCTTGCAAACAAAAAAGCAGATGCTTTCAAGAATAATATTAAAAATAACTCGCTCATAATTACTGCCGATACTATTGTTTGGATAAATGGACAAATATTAAATAAACCAATTGATTTTGATGATGCCTTTAAAATGCTAAAACAATTATCAGGTAATATGCACAAAGTTATTACAGGGGTTTGTATATTAGCCAAAACAAAAAAAGTTATATTTACGGCTAATACTGATGTTTATTTTAAAAAATTATCTGATAATGAAATTCATTATTACTTAAAACACTTTAAACCATACGACAAAGCAGGCAGTTATGGTATACAGGAATGGATTGGATATATCGGTATCGAAAAAATCAACGGCTCATATTTTAACGTAATGGGATTACCAATTCAAAAATTATATGAAGAATTAATGAAATTTTAGTAAGTTCTAAATAATTAATGGTTATAAATGAAAATTTCGTGTTTGCAAATATAAAGTTGATACAGATTCACAGATTATGATTAAATATATTATTTACTAATCTATGAATCTGTGGCTTTAATAAATGAGTCCAGTCAAAAAAGGTAAAAAATTAAAAAATGCCACTAAAACACCAAGACACCAAATTACACAAAATGCTGAAAATCTAGCAATATATATTTTGGTGAGATTTTGTGTTTTTGTGTTTTGGTGGCGAAAAAAAAGTTTTTATACTGAACTCATAAAATTTTTAGGCTTATATTATTGAACCATTACTTTTTAAAATAATACAAATTTTAAACCTATAAATAATGTTAAACATCATGAACAAAAAATTATTACTTATCAGCATCCTTTTTCTTTTTGTAAGTACAATCAGTATTAAAGCCGATGAGGGAATGTGGATTCCTATTTTGCTTGAAAAATACAATATTGCAGACATGCAGGAAAAAGGCTTTAAACTTACTGCAGAAGACATATACAGCGTTAATAATGTAAGTATGAAAGATGCAGTAGTCATTTTCGGACGCGGATGTACAGGCGAACTGATTTCTGACCAGGGTTTGCTTCTAACAAATCATCATTGTGGATTTCCACAAATACAGAAACATAGTTCACTCGAACACGATTATTTAACTGATGGTTTCTGGGCAATGTCAAAAGAAGAAGAACTGGTAAATCCCGACCTCACTGTCAGTTTTTTAATTAGAATGGAAAATGTAACTAATAAGATATTGGCAAATGTAACTGATGATATGGATGAGTCAAAAAGATACGAATTAATTGAAAATGCAATTGATACAGTTAAAAAATATGCAAGCGAAAACACTCATTATGAAGCAATTGTAAAACCATTTTATTTTGGTAATGAATATTATCTATTTGTTTATGAAATATTTAAAGATGTTCGGTTAGTAGGTGCGCCGCCTTCATCAATCGGGAAATTTGGCGGCGATACTGACAACTGGATGTGGCCAAGGCATACAGGTGATTTTTCATTATTCAGAATATATGCTAATAAAGATAATAAACCCGCTGAATATTCACCCGATAATGTTCCTTATAAACCAAAAAAGCATTTTCCTATATCATTAAAAGGTGTAAAAAAAGGTGATTTTACTTTAGTATTTGGATATCCGGGAAGAACTTCCCAGTATCTTACATCATTTGCAGTAGAAATGATATCAAAAGTTGAAAATCCTCACCAGATAAAACTCAGAGAAAAAAAATTAGAAATATTACAGGCTGACATGGATGCAAGTGATGAAGTTCGTATAAAATATGCTTCAAAATATGCATCAACAAGTAACTATTGGAAAAAATGGATTGGTGAAAACAGAGGATTAGAAAAATTAAATGCAATTGAGAAAAAACAAAAACTTGAAGAAGAATTTCAAGCTTGGGTAAATTCCGATAACTCAAGAATTGAGAAATATGGTAATCTTTTAAGCGATTATAAAAAACTCTATAAGGAATTAACAGATTATGCATTGGTAGTAGATTATACATGGGAAGCAGGATTTTCATTAGAGATTGTAAAATTTGCATCAAAATTCAGAAAAATTATTAATCTTGAATTAAATGGCGGTTCTCAAGAGGAAATTAATAATGCCTTAACTAAACTAAAAGGAAATATTACTAAATTTTTCAAAGATTATAATATGCCTACAGATAAAAAAGTTTTTACCGTATTACTTGAAATGTATTATGACAATATAGCTCAAAATTTTCATCCTGATATTTTTGAGCTAATTGAAAATAAATTCAATGGTGATTTTAGCAAATATTCAGATTATATATATTCAAAATCTATATTGCTCAACGAAAAAAATATTTTGAATCTGACAGACAATTTTTCATCATCAACAGCAAAAAAAATATCAAAAGACCCTGCATATAAATTATATACAAGCATTGCTGATAAATATAGTCAGGATATATATACAAAACATAATGAATTGCGTGATAAAATACAAGTATTAAACCGTTCATACATAACAGGCTTAAGAGAAATGTACTCTGATAAAGTTTTTTATCCTGATGCAAATTTTACATTACGTATTACTTATGGTAAAGTTGATGACTACTATCCCCGCGATGGAGTTTTTTATGAATATTATACAACACTTAGCGGTATAATTGAAAAAGATAATCCTGATATTTACGATTATAAAGTTCCCGAAAAACTGAAAGAACTCTATAAATCAAAAGATTATGGAAGATATGGTGAAAACAGTGTAATGAAAGTTTGTTTTACAGGCACAAACCATACTACAGGCGGAAATTCCGGCAGCCCTGTTTTAAATGCAG
This region includes:
- a CDS encoding geranylgeranylglycerol-phosphate geranylgeranyltransferase gives rise to the protein MKDFLKLIRLPNLLIIPLVQYSMRYCIIEPILQINGFELQLSNFDFLILVLSTVFLAAAGYIINDYFDRKIDMLNRPSKVIVGKKVNQRTVMIWHILLNIFGVLMGIYLAYITKLHILILVYFIVAGLFWYYSTTYKRQFLIGNIIVSFLASLVPLQVVLYEIVLLNQAYKEILIQYQMDFTNIVYWVGGFSYFAFISNLIREIIKDTEDFEGDNAYGRNTMPVIIGIPFSKFVVIILILFTNLSLAYIYHKFLNDNITFWYFLITLIIPFFTTIYLIIRAINKRDYHIISTLVKFIMLFGILYSFIARYLIIDKFNF
- the maf gene encoding septum formation protein Maf, which encodes MLSEKLQNYNIILASKSPRRKYLLKELGIKFEINTNNQIKEEYPLSLKAKEIAKYLANKKADAFKNNIKNNSLIITADTIVWINGQILNKPIDFDDAFKMLKQLSGNMHKVITGVCILAKTKKVIFTANTDVYFKKLSDNEIHYYLKHFKPYDKAGSYGIQEWIGYIGIEKINGSYFNVMGLPIQKLYEELMKF
- a CDS encoding S46 family peptidase; the protein is MNKKLLLISILFLFVSTISIKADEGMWIPILLEKYNIADMQEKGFKLTAEDIYSVNNVSMKDAVVIFGRGCTGELISDQGLLLTNHHCGFPQIQKHSSLEHDYLTDGFWAMSKEEELVNPDLTVSFLIRMENVTNKILANVTDDMDESKRYELIENAIDTVKKYASENTHYEAIVKPFYFGNEYYLFVYEIFKDVRLVGAPPSSIGKFGGDTDNWMWPRHTGDFSLFRIYANKDNKPAEYSPDNVPYKPKKHFPISLKGVKKGDFTLVFGYPGRTSQYLTSFAVEMISKVENPHQIKLREKKLEILQADMDASDEVRIKYASKYASTSNYWKKWIGENRGLEKLNAIEKKQKLEEEFQAWVNSDNSRIEKYGNLLSDYKKLYKELTDYALVVDYTWEAGFSLEIVKFASKFRKIINLELNGGSQEEINNALTKLKGNITKFFKDYNMPTDKKVFTVLLEMYYDNIAQNFHPDIFELIENKFNGDFSKYSDYIYSKSILLNEKNILNLTDNFSSSTAKKISKDPAYKLYTSIADKYSQDIYTKHNELRDKIQVLNRSYITGLREMYSDKVFYPDANFTLRITYGKVDDYYPRDGVFYEYYTTLSGIIEKDNPDIYDYKVPEKLKELYKSKDYGRYGENSVMKVCFTGTNHTTGGNSGSPVLNADGYLIGINFDRNWEGTMSDIMYDPEQCRNITLDIRFTLFIIDKFAGAKHLVNEMTLIE